A DNA window from Pseudomonas tohonis contains the following coding sequences:
- a CDS encoding malto-oligosyltrehalose synthase — protein sequence MNEVRATLRLQFHRGFTLDDAVPLVHYFARLGISHVYASPLLTARKGSVHGYDVVDPTRVNPELGGEAALKRLVAALREQRMGLILDIVSNHMAVGGDDNPWWLDVLEWGRSSPYAQFFDIQWRSHDPLLRGQLLVPFLRSDYGEVLAAGEIALRYDAEDGSLYAQHFDHRFPLTPPSYGELLRASCEPSLADLAARFEALDGQPDAWQQARELRRQLAEATPDDVPMARALEHYHADTPEGLERLHQLLERQHYRLASWRTAADDINWRRFFDINELGGLRVERPEVFEATHAKVFELIAAGLVDGLRIDHVDGLADPRGYCRRLRRRVEGLLATRPRALLGQHFPIYVEKILGQGERLADDWGVDGTTGYEFMNQVSLLQHSPLGELQLNALWSTLSGRSGRFQDEVLEARQLVLTSSLAGDLENLAQGLLLVAREDIATRDLTLGAIRRALLELIVHFPVYRTYAGACGRSEQDRRVFEQALASARSTLGEADQPLLQHLDRWLGGQPLREVPPGPQRKQRRKVLARFQQLTSPAAAKAVEDTACYRSAVLLSRNDVGFDPQQFSGSVAEFHAQCLARSQHFPGNLLTTATHDHKRGEDNRARLAVLSERSAWFAARCEHWRRLAAPLRAVLDSDGAPSAADELMLYQCLLGSWPLDLDADDRHALEAYLERLLRWQEKALREAKLQSSWSAPNAAYEVACRTFLHDLLARDTARELRIDIAAAANAIAPAGALNGLAQCLLRMTTPGIPDLYQGTEFWDFSLVDPDNRREVDFARRIDALTEPADQRQLIEHWRDGRIKQWLITTVLSVRYARADLFARGDYQPLQVEGDHAEQVLAFARSQGGDYLVVLVPRLASELLDEAVTPHIPPARWGDTRVVLPTAIADSTLTGVFSSAPLHPVDGRIALAQALADFPVNLLCFRPHQEPQP from the coding sequence ATGAATGAAGTCCGCGCCACCCTGCGCCTGCAGTTCCACCGGGGCTTCACCCTGGACGACGCCGTGCCCCTGGTGCACTACTTCGCCCGGCTGGGCATCAGCCATGTCTACGCCTCGCCGCTGCTCACCGCGCGCAAGGGCTCGGTGCACGGCTACGACGTGGTCGACCCCACCCGGGTCAACCCCGAGCTGGGGGGCGAGGCGGCGCTCAAGCGCCTGGTCGCCGCCCTGCGCGAGCAGCGCATGGGGCTGATCCTCGACATCGTCTCCAACCACATGGCGGTGGGCGGTGACGACAACCCCTGGTGGCTCGACGTGCTCGAATGGGGCCGGAGCAGCCCCTACGCGCAGTTCTTCGACATCCAGTGGCGCTCCCACGACCCGCTGCTGCGCGGCCAGCTGCTGGTGCCCTTCCTGCGCAGCGACTACGGCGAGGTGCTGGCAGCCGGCGAGATCGCCCTGCGCTACGACGCCGAGGACGGCAGCCTCTACGCCCAGCACTTCGACCATCGCTTCCCCCTCACCCCGCCCAGCTACGGCGAACTGCTGCGGGCCAGCTGCGAGCCGTCGCTGGCGGACCTCGCGGCGCGCTTCGAGGCCCTGGACGGGCAGCCCGATGCCTGGCAACAGGCCCGGGAGCTGCGCCGCCAGCTGGCCGAGGCCACCCCGGACGACGTGCCCATGGCCCGCGCCCTGGAGCATTACCACGCCGACACCCCGGAAGGCCTGGAGCGCCTGCACCAACTGCTCGAGCGCCAGCACTACCGCCTGGCCAGCTGGCGCACCGCCGCCGACGACATCAACTGGCGGCGCTTCTTCGACATCAACGAACTGGGCGGCCTGCGCGTCGAGCGGCCCGAGGTGTTCGAGGCCACCCACGCCAAGGTCTTCGAGCTGATCGCGGCGGGCCTGGTGGACGGCCTGCGCATCGACCACGTGGATGGCCTGGCCGACCCGCGCGGCTATTGCCGGCGCCTGCGCCGCCGGGTCGAGGGGCTGCTCGCCACGCGTCCACGCGCCCTGCTCGGCCAGCACTTCCCGATCTACGTCGAGAAGATCCTCGGCCAGGGCGAACGCCTGGCCGACGACTGGGGCGTGGACGGCACCACCGGCTACGAATTCATGAACCAGGTGTCCCTGCTGCAGCACTCCCCCCTGGGCGAGCTGCAGCTCAACGCCCTGTGGAGCACCCTCAGCGGCCGCTCCGGGCGCTTCCAGGACGAGGTGCTCGAGGCACGCCAGCTGGTGCTCACCAGCTCCCTGGCGGGGGATCTGGAAAACCTCGCCCAGGGCCTGCTGCTGGTGGCGCGCGAAGACATCGCCACCCGCGACCTGACCCTGGGCGCCATCCGCCGCGCACTGCTGGAACTCATCGTGCATTTCCCGGTGTACCGCACCTATGCCGGTGCCTGCGGCCGCTCCGAGCAGGATCGCCGCGTCTTCGAGCAGGCCCTGGCCAGTGCCCGCAGCACCCTGGGCGAGGCCGACCAGCCGCTGTTGCAGCACCTGGACCGCTGGCTCGGCGGCCAGCCCCTGCGCGAGGTGCCGCCCGGCCCGCAGCGCAAGCAGCGGCGCAAGGTCCTGGCGCGCTTCCAGCAACTCACCTCCCCGGCCGCCGCCAAGGCCGTGGAAGACACCGCCTGCTACCGCTCGGCGGTGCTGCTCTCGCGCAACGACGTGGGCTTCGACCCGCAGCAGTTCAGCGGCTCGGTCGCCGAGTTCCACGCCCAGTGCCTGGCGCGCTCGCAGCACTTCCCCGGCAACCTGCTGACCACCGCCACCCACGACCACAAGCGCGGCGAGGACAACCGCGCGCGCCTGGCCGTGCTCAGCGAGCGCTCCGCCTGGTTCGCCGCCCGCTGCGAGCACTGGCGGCGCCTGGCAGCGCCCCTGCGCGCGGTGCTGGACAGCGACGGCGCCCCCAGCGCGGCGGACGAGCTGATGCTCTACCAGTGCCTGCTCGGCAGCTGGCCGCTGGACCTCGACGCCGACGACCGCCACGCCCTGGAGGCCTACCTGGAGCGCCTGCTGCGCTGGCAGGAAAAGGCCCTGCGCGAGGCCAAGCTGCAAAGCAGCTGGAGTGCCCCCAACGCCGCCTATGAAGTGGCCTGCCGCACCTTCCTGCACGACCTGCTGGCGCGCGACACCGCCCGCGAGCTGCGCATCGACATCGCCGCCGCCGCCAACGCCATCGCCCCCGCCGGCGCCCTCAACGGACTCGCCCAGTGCCTGCTGCGCATGACCACGCCCGGCATCCCCGACCTCTACCAGGGCACCGAATTCTGGGACTTCAGCCTGGTGGACCCGGACAACCGCCGCGAAGTGGACTTCGCCCGCCGCATCGACGCCCTCACCGAACCGGCCGACCAGCGCCAGCTGATCGAGCACTGGCGCGACGGCCGCATCAAGCAATGGCTGATCACGACCGTGCTCTCGGTGCGTTATGCCCGCGCCGACCTGTTCGCCCGGGGCGACTACCAGCCGCTGCAGGTGGAGGGCGATCACGCCGAGCAGGTGCTGGCCTTCGCCCGCAGCCAGGGTGGCGACTATCTGGTGGTGCTGGTGCCGCGCCTGGCCAGCGAGCTGCTGGACGAGGCCGTCACCCCACACATCCCGCCAGCACGCTGGGGCGACACCCGCGTGGTGCTGCCCACCGCCATTGCCGACAGCACGCTCACCGGCGTGTTCTCCAGCGCGCCGCTGCACCCCGTCGATGGGCGCATCGCTCTGGCGCAGGCGCTGGCGGACTTCCCCGTCAACCTCTTGTGTTTCAGACCTCACCAGGAGCCACAGCCATGA
- a CDS encoding DUF2934 domain-containing protein, whose amino-acid sequence MSAEEQRIREFAYQIWESEGKPTGQEARHWEMARKLAESETRGERPPAPKPRRVSKPKEVPASPPAEALVAQPAPRKPRAAKAPAEEKPALLKKPRATKATPKAPKA is encoded by the coding sequence ATGAGTGCAGAAGAACAGCGCATCCGCGAATTCGCCTACCAGATCTGGGAATCGGAGGGCAAACCCACGGGCCAGGAAGCCCGCCACTGGGAAATGGCGCGCAAGCTCGCCGAGTCGGAAACCCGCGGCGAGCGCCCGCCGGCGCCCAAGCCGCGCCGGGTCAGCAAGCCCAAGGAAGTACCGGCCAGCCCGCCCGCCGAGGCCCTCGTCGCCCAGCCGGCCCCGCGCAAGCCACGTGCCGCCAAGGCCCCCGCCGAAGAAAAACCCGCGCTGCTGAAGAAGCCGCGCGCCACCAAGGCCACGCCCAAGGCGCCGAAAGCCTGA
- the glgX gene encoding glycogen debranching protein GlgX, with translation MSRQRSRITEGHPFPLGATWDGLGVNFALFSAHATKVELCLFDAKGERELERIELPEYTDEIWHGYLPDAHPGQIYGYRVHGPYEPDAGHRFNHNKLLVDPYARQLMGGLRWSEALFGYTIGHKDGDLSFDERDSAPFVPKSKVIDPAFTWPEQKAVRVPWDATVIYEAHLRGTSMRHPAVPKHLRGTCAGLMNAELLQHIRSLGITTIELLPVHGFVNDQHLLEKGMNNYWGYNSLAFFAPHAAYLASGHINEFKEMVAHLHDAGLELILDVVYNHTAEGNELGPTLCMRGIDNATYYRLLPDNRRHYINDSGTGNTLDLSHPCVLQMVTDSLRYWATEMRVDGFRFDLATILGRHAHGFDERHGFLVACRQDPVLSKLKLIAEPWDCGPGGYQVGGFPPGWVEWNDRFRDTVRAFWRGDNGQIAGLASRLTASGDLFNQRGRRPYASVNFVTAHDGFTLRDVVSYDHKHNEANDEGNRDGSDNNYSWNHGVEGPTDDPDIRELRLRQMRNMMATLLLSQGTPMLVAGDEFSRTQQGNNNVYCQDNELGWIDWELDDEGRSLLDFTRRLISLRRAYPILRRGRFLVGEYNEELGVKDVTWLSPCGNEMTEEQWQDGNARCLGMLMDGRAQPTGIRRSGADATLLLLLNAHHDVVNFRLPEVAQGTAWTLLLDTNRPDDRSLERFEFDTEFTLTNRSLLLFELQREDG, from the coding sequence ATGAGCAGGCAACGCTCACGGATAACCGAAGGCCACCCCTTTCCCCTGGGCGCCACCTGGGACGGCCTGGGGGTCAACTTCGCGCTGTTTTCCGCCCATGCCACCAAGGTGGAGCTCTGCCTGTTCGACGCCAAGGGCGAGCGTGAACTGGAGCGTATCGAACTGCCCGAATACACCGACGAGATCTGGCACGGCTACCTGCCCGACGCCCACCCCGGGCAGATCTACGGCTACCGCGTGCACGGCCCCTACGAGCCCGACGCCGGCCACCGCTTCAACCACAACAAGCTGCTGGTCGACCCCTATGCCCGCCAGCTGATGGGCGGGCTGCGCTGGTCCGAGGCGCTGTTCGGCTACACCATCGGCCACAAGGACGGCGACCTGTCCTTCGACGAGCGCGACAGCGCGCCCTTCGTGCCCAAGTCCAAGGTCATCGACCCCGCCTTCACCTGGCCCGAGCAGAAGGCGGTGCGCGTGCCCTGGGACGCCACGGTGATCTACGAGGCCCACCTGCGCGGCACCAGCATGCGCCACCCCGCCGTGCCCAAGCACCTGCGCGGAACCTGCGCCGGGCTGATGAACGCCGAGCTGTTGCAGCACATCCGCTCCCTGGGCATCACCACCATCGAGCTGCTGCCGGTCCACGGCTTCGTCAACGACCAGCACCTGCTGGAAAAGGGCATGAACAACTACTGGGGCTACAACAGCCTGGCCTTCTTCGCGCCCCACGCGGCCTACCTCGCCAGCGGCCACATCAACGAGTTCAAGGAAATGGTCGCGCACCTGCACGACGCCGGCCTGGAGCTGATCCTCGACGTGGTCTACAACCACACCGCCGAGGGCAACGAACTGGGCCCGACCCTGTGCATGCGCGGCATCGACAACGCCACCTACTACCGCCTGCTGCCCGACAACCGTCGCCACTACATCAACGACTCGGGCACCGGCAACACCCTCGATCTCAGCCACCCCTGCGTGCTGCAGATGGTCACCGACTCGCTGCGCTACTGGGCCACCGAGATGCGCGTCGACGGCTTCCGCTTCGACCTCGCCACCATCCTCGGTCGCCATGCCCACGGTTTCGACGAGCGCCACGGCTTCCTCGTCGCCTGCCGCCAGGACCCGGTGCTGAGCAAGCTCAAGCTGATCGCCGAGCCCTGGGACTGCGGCCCGGGCGGCTACCAGGTGGGCGGCTTCCCGCCCGGCTGGGTGGAGTGGAACGACCGCTTCCGCGACACCGTGCGGGCCTTCTGGCGCGGCGACAACGGCCAGATCGCCGGCCTCGCCAGCCGCCTCACCGCCTCGGGCGATCTGTTCAACCAGCGCGGCCGCCGACCCTACGCCTCGGTCAACTTCGTCACCGCCCACGACGGCTTCACCCTGCGCGACGTGGTCAGCTACGACCACAAGCACAACGAAGCCAACGACGAAGGCAACCGCGACGGCAGCGACAACAACTATTCCTGGAACCACGGCGTCGAAGGCCCCACCGACGACCCGGACATCCGCGAGCTGCGCCTGCGCCAGATGCGCAACATGATGGCCACGCTGCTGCTCTCCCAGGGCACGCCGATGCTGGTGGCGGGCGACGAGTTCAGCCGCACCCAGCAGGGCAACAACAACGTCTACTGCCAGGACAACGAGCTGGGCTGGATCGACTGGGAACTCGACGACGAGGGCCGCAGCCTGCTGGACTTCACCCGGCGGCTGATCAGCCTGCGCCGCGCCTACCCGATCCTGCGGCGCGGCCGCTTCCTGGTGGGCGAGTACAACGAGGAACTCGGGGTCAAGGACGTCACCTGGCTGTCGCCCTGCGGCAACGAGATGACCGAGGAGCAATGGCAGGACGGCAACGCCCGCTGCCTGGGCATGCTCATGGACGGCCGCGCGCAACCCACCGGCATCCGCCGCAGCGGCGCCGACGCCACCCTCCTGCTGCTGCTCAACGCCCACCACGACGTGGTCAACTTCCGCCTGCCGGAAGTGGCCCAGGGCACCGCCTGGACGCTGCTGCTGGACACCAACCGCCCCGACGACCGTTCCCTGGAGCGCTTCGAGTTCGACACGGAGTTCACCCTCACCAACCGCTCGCTGCTGCTCTTCGAACTGCAACGGGAGGACGGCTGA
- a CDS encoding PIG-L deacetylase family protein → MRAHLIHGDGTPLQAWNASQHLSLVPTIRCERLVPPEARAVIVAPHPGDEVLGCGGLLQLLFQLHRQVLLISVTDGSASHPGSRYWTAHRLGIVRPQESAEALHRLGIPVAELKWLRGGFPDTGVGRHLGELKRFLATYLQPSDVVFTPWREDGHDDHEAVGLAALEVGSEIGALVHEVPIRAWHWASPEDPRIPWERARKVELDIWTLARKRHAVQAFASQLYADPGGGPPALGSASLERLQQPFELFFL, encoded by the coding sequence ATGAGAGCCCACCTCATCCACGGCGACGGCACGCCGCTGCAGGCCTGGAACGCCTCGCAGCACCTGAGCCTGGTGCCGACCATCCGCTGCGAGCGCCTGGTACCGCCGGAAGCCCGCGCGGTGATCGTCGCACCGCACCCGGGCGACGAGGTGCTCGGCTGCGGCGGCCTGCTGCAGCTGCTGTTCCAGCTGCACCGCCAGGTGCTGCTGATCTCGGTCACCGACGGCAGCGCCAGCCACCCCGGCTCGCGCTACTGGACCGCGCACCGCCTCGGCATCGTGCGCCCCCAGGAAAGCGCCGAGGCGCTGCATCGCCTGGGCATCCCGGTGGCGGAGCTGAAGTGGCTGCGCGGCGGCTTCCCCGACACCGGCGTCGGGCGCCACCTGGGCGAGCTCAAGCGCTTCCTCGCCACCTACCTGCAGCCCTCCGACGTGGTCTTCACCCCCTGGCGCGAGGACGGCCACGACGACCATGAGGCGGTGGGGCTGGCCGCCCTCGAAGTCGGCAGCGAGATCGGCGCGCTGGTCCACGAGGTGCCTATCCGGGCCTGGCACTGGGCGAGCCCGGAAGACCCGCGCATCCCCTGGGAGCGTGCGCGCAAAGTCGAACTCGACATCTGGACCCTGGCCCGCAAGCGCCACGCCGTGCAGGCCTTCGCCAGCCAGCTGTACGCCGACCCCGGTGGTGGCCCGCCGGCGCTCGGCAGCGCCAGCCTGGAACGCCTGCAACAGCCCTTCGAGCTGTTCTTCCTATGA
- a CDS encoding class I SAM-dependent methyltransferase gives MSVADTYFDKLYHDSRDPWAFRRRWYEKRKRSLVLAALPRGFYDRVFEPGCSSGELSLRLADRCHDLLCCDTSARAVELAAQRLANKPNVRLLQARLPQQWPGGRFDLIILSELCYYLDADDLDRLIAHCLESLNRSGTLLACHWRPEIDGCPLTGDQVHERLARGLGMPRLLRHEEPDLLLEVWCHDATSVAEREGLREHGA, from the coding sequence ATGAGCGTGGCCGACACCTACTTCGACAAGCTCTACCACGACAGCCGCGACCCCTGGGCCTTCCGCCGCCGCTGGTACGAGAAGCGCAAGCGCAGCCTGGTGCTCGCCGCCCTGCCCCGCGGCTTCTACGACAGGGTCTTCGAGCCCGGCTGCAGCAGCGGCGAGCTGAGCCTGCGCCTGGCCGACCGCTGCCACGACCTGCTGTGCTGCGACACCTCGGCGCGCGCCGTGGAGCTGGCCGCCCAGCGCCTGGCCAACAAGCCCAACGTGCGCCTTTTGCAGGCGCGCCTGCCGCAGCAGTGGCCGGGCGGGCGCTTCGACCTGATCATCCTCAGCGAGCTGTGCTATTACCTCGACGCCGACGACCTCGACCGCCTCATCGCGCATTGCCTGGAATCGCTGAACCGCAGCGGCACCCTGCTCGCCTGCCATTGGCGGCCGGAGATCGACGGCTGCCCGCTGACCGGCGACCAGGTCCACGAACGCCTGGCCCGGGGCCTGGGCATGCCGCGCCTGCTGCGCCACGAAGAGCCCGACCTGCTGCTGGAGGTCTGGTGCCACGACGCCACCTCGGTGGCCGAGCGGGAGGGGCTGCGGGAGCACGGTGCATGA